A single region of the Candidatus Stygibacter australis genome encodes:
- a CDS encoding polysaccharide pyruvyl transferase family protein — MQINLLGYYGFHNIGDDLMLKNLLDFFLNDTRITRINVFGREAYYSPQPRVKYFSLNRYSRLQKGWQLFKNKFTFWGGGTCFFESEGNNGIFELLRMQRITGINRKKFAFLGVGIGELNSPRYISASEQLIKNSFLCYFRDHESLQKAEMLVKDKKYCLGGDLAFLSDIKPVTVSKELNKISFSGHYDFKKFPLKQVADILNDLIAKLNCRIYFLPAHTGTSYNDNIYHKQLAAHLNPESYEICDWNTPEEYLKTMQEMDFHIGIRLHSLIIADLLGIPNCGIAYSSKITYYLNKTQILPDLRNIEPDNHDLVEKILNIKEQYKYPEKFIKSERESALSCLEQIFSYV, encoded by the coding sequence ATGCAGATTAATCTTCTGGGATACTATGGATTTCATAATATCGGGGATGATCTGATGCTCAAGAACCTTTTGGATTTCTTCCTAAATGATACTCGGATTACCAGAATAAACGTGTTTGGCCGGGAAGCTTATTATTCTCCACAACCCAGAGTGAAATATTTCTCTTTAAATAGATATTCGCGTCTACAGAAAGGCTGGCAGCTTTTTAAGAACAAATTCACTTTCTGGGGTGGTGGAACCTGTTTTTTTGAATCTGAGGGTAATAATGGGATATTTGAACTCTTGCGCATGCAAAGAATAACGGGCATCAACCGAAAAAAGTTTGCCTTTCTTGGCGTTGGTATTGGGGAGCTGAATTCACCCAGGTATATTTCAGCTTCAGAGCAGCTTATAAAGAACTCTTTTTTATGCTATTTCAGAGATCATGAGTCTTTGCAAAAAGCAGAAATGCTGGTAAAAGATAAAAAATATTGTTTAGGTGGTGACCTTGCATTTCTATCTGATATCAAGCCTGTAACTGTTTCTAAAGAACTTAATAAAATCAGTTTTTCTGGTCATTATGACTTTAAAAAATTCCCACTCAAACAAGTGGCAGATATTTTAAATGACTTGATAGCAAAGTTGAATTGCAGGATCTACTTTCTGCCTGCTCATACCGGAACCTCGTATAATGATAATATATATCATAAACAACTTGCTGCTCATCTAAATCCCGAGAGTTATGAGATATGTGACTGGAACACTCCTGAAGAATACCTCAAGACCATGCAGGAAATGGATTTTCATATTGGAATCAGGCTGCATTCGCTGATCATTGCTGACCTTTTGGGAATCCCTAATTGTGGAATTGCATATTCTTCCAAGATCACATATTATCTAAATAAAACCCAAATTCTTCCCGATTTAAGAAATATAGAACCAGATAACCATGATCTGGTTGAGAAAATATTGAATATTAAAGAGCAATATAAATATCCTGAGAAATTCATAAAATCTGAAAGGGAATCTGCTCTATCCTGCCTGGAGCAGATATTTTCTTATGTATAA